The following coding sequences are from one Candidatus Methylomirabilota bacterium window:
- a CDS encoding thiamine pyrophosphate-binding protein has protein sequence MPESIPASLIIDALKETFREARAAPATEGPSGSRRPEPLGWILSVPDTHQRTVLAALDKERALRVVTCATEDEANAIAAGLHIGGEPYVLMIQHAGLYASINTLRGVALDGRVPSLYLIGLLGREKDKDPLDSRHSMVRYCEPLLDTFGVPHARLEGPNDVHLIPEYYRLARERRGPAALLVGLETS, from the coding sequence ATGCCGGAATCGATCCCCGCATCGCTGATCATCGACGCCCTCAAGGAGACCTTTCGGGAGGCCCGGGCGGCGCCGGCCACCGAGGGGCCGTCGGGGTCCCGGCGCCCCGAGCCCCTCGGCTGGATCCTGAGCGTGCCCGACACCCACCAGCGGACGGTGCTGGCCGCTCTCGACAAGGAGCGCGCCCTTCGGGTCGTGACGTGCGCCACCGAGGACGAGGCCAACGCGATCGCGGCCGGCCTCCATATCGGGGGCGAGCCGTACGTGCTCATGATCCAGCACGCCGGCCTCTACGCCTCGATCAACACGCTCCGCGGCGTGGCCCTCGACGGCCGTGTGCCGAGCCTCTATCTGATCGGGCTCCTGGGCCGCGAGAAGGACAAGGACCCACTCGACTCCCGGCACTCGATGGTCCGCTACTGCGAGCCCCTGCTCGACACCTTCGGGGTCCCGCACGCCCGGCTCGAGGGACCGAACGACGTCCACCTCATCCCCGAGTACTACCGGCTCGCCCGCGAGCGCCGCGGTCCGGCGGCCCTGCTCGTCGGCCTGGAAACCAGTTAG
- a CDS encoding TatD family hydrolase, translating into MALADASPAVLFDTHAHLHGPEFADDRLDVLARARAAGVGRLLTVGTDPEASRHAVALAAAHPGVFAAVGIHPHDAARASDAALAEIAELARAPEVVAVGEIGLDYYRNLSPREVQGRALRAQLALAREVGKPVLLHCREAHEDLLEVLRAEDVGAVGGIMHCFSGDLAVAERCLALGLLVSIAGPVTYPNAGRLQTVVRALDLERLVIETDCPYLPPQPWRGKRNEPAYLPRTAARIAELRDTSVARVARQTTRNACALLGVALPDGL; encoded by the coding sequence ATGGCGCTCGCCGACGCGTCCCCCGCCGTTCTCTTCGACACCCATGCCCACCTCCACGGGCCCGAGTTCGCCGACGATCGGCTCGACGTCCTCGCGCGAGCCCGGGCGGCCGGGGTCGGGCGGCTCCTGACGGTGGGGACGGACCCGGAGGCCTCGCGGCACGCCGTCGCTCTCGCGGCGGCGCACCCCGGCGTGTTCGCCGCCGTGGGGATTCACCCGCACGACGCGGCACGCGCCAGCGATGCGGCGCTCGCCGAGATCGCGGAGCTGGCGCGGGCGCCAGAGGTCGTCGCGGTGGGCGAGATCGGCCTCGACTACTACCGGAACCTCTCCCCCCGCGAGGTGCAGGGGCGGGCCCTGCGCGCCCAGCTCGCGCTCGCTCGGGAGGTCGGAAAGCCCGTCCTCCTGCACTGCCGGGAGGCCCACGAGGACCTGCTCGAGGTGCTTCGAGCGGAAGACGTCGGCGCGGTCGGCGGGATCATGCACTGTTTCTCGGGCGACCTCGCCGTCGCCGAGCGCTGCCTCGCGCTCGGCCTCCTGGTCTCGATCGCCGGCCCCGTGACGTACCCCAACGCGGGACGGCTGCAGACGGTCGTCCGGGCCCTCGACCTCGAGCGCCTCGTCATCGAGACGGACTGCCCGTATCTGCCACCTCAGCCCTGGCGGGGAAAGCGGAACGAGCCCGCCTACCTCCCGAGGACGGCCGCCCGGATCGCTGAACTCCGCGATACGTCCGTCGCCCGGGTCGCGCGCCAGACGACACGCAACGCGTGCGCGCTGCTGGGTGTGGCGCTCCCGGACGGCTTGTGA
- a CDS encoding DUF5924 family protein, translated as MAVFRSRRESLAEPPLRSAADTSPPPPVDPFVRQRTVALAEWATWRAFLVRWAVSVVSLAGGLAALVVFRRGVPHVAWIVGYIVVLWFLFTVLAETRQRLLARGRRLVVVAGDYTIQTLYHGLLLFVLPGYLASTTFDGITLPFFLLLAAAALVTTIDPWYRALIHPYPWAGRVFFAFSLFAGLNVALPLVGVPPAWAVLGSAALAGLALAPVFLEGAGSGPAALGRAVLSAAGATALAWLGTGLVPPAPLHLANPTLARAVGNLEPVEPIGSRVSVTTLAEWGGLVAYTPVHAPAGLRQPIIHRWRHEGGETTTVRLPTPVLGGRRAGFRTYSHKTDFPRDPRGRWTVDVVTASGQLIGRLRFSVVP; from the coding sequence GTGGCTGTCTTCCGCTCCCGGCGCGAGAGCCTGGCGGAGCCGCCGCTGCGCTCCGCCGCCGACACGTCGCCGCCACCCCCGGTCGACCCGTTCGTCCGCCAGCGGACCGTTGCCCTCGCGGAGTGGGCGACCTGGCGCGCGTTCCTCGTCCGCTGGGCGGTGTCGGTCGTCTCGCTGGCTGGCGGCCTGGCTGCCCTCGTGGTCTTCCGGCGCGGGGTGCCCCACGTCGCGTGGATCGTCGGCTACATCGTCGTCCTCTGGTTCCTGTTCACCGTGCTCGCGGAGACGCGCCAGCGTCTGCTGGCCCGCGGTCGCCGCCTCGTGGTGGTGGCCGGCGACTACACCATCCAGACGCTCTACCATGGGCTCCTCCTCTTCGTCCTGCCGGGGTACCTCGCCAGCACGACGTTCGACGGCATCACCCTGCCCTTCTTCCTCCTGCTCGCGGCGGCCGCGCTCGTCACCACGATCGATCCCTGGTACCGGGCCCTCATCCATCCGTATCCGTGGGCCGGGCGCGTCTTCTTCGCGTTCTCGCTCTTCGCCGGCCTCAACGTCGCCCTGCCCCTGGTGGGGGTGCCGCCGGCCTGGGCGGTCCTCGGGAGCGCGGCGCTGGCGGGCCTCGCCCTGGCCCCCGTGTTCCTGGAGGGGGCAGGGTCCGGGCCCGCGGCCCTCGGACGGGCCGTGCTGTCGGCGGCCGGTGCGACCGCCCTGGCGTGGCTCGGCACCGGGCTCGTTCCCCCGGCGCCGCTTCACCTCGCGAACCCGACCCTGGCGCGGGCGGTCGGGAACCTCGAGCCGGTGGAGCCCATCGGATCGCGCGTGTCCGTCACGACCCTCGCCGAGTGGGGCGGCCTCGTCGCGTACACGCCGGTGCACGCACCGGCCGGGCTCCGGCAGCCGATCATCCATCGATGGCGCCACGAGGGCGGGGAGACGACGACCGTGCGGCTCCCGACCCCCGTGCTGGGAGGGCGGCGGGCCGGCTTCCGCACCTACTCCCACAAGACGGACTTTCCCCGCGATCCCCGGGGGCGCTGGACAGTCGACGTGGTGACCGCCTCGGGCCAGCTGATCGGACGCCTCCGCTTCTCGGTCGTGCCCTGA